The following coding sequences lie in one Populus nigra chromosome 15, ddPopNigr1.1, whole genome shotgun sequence genomic window:
- the LOC133673751 gene encoding uncharacterized protein LOC133673751 gives MSTMAEMEPLTSGASNRIIPILKTLRTSLLYIHSLLFSVLLLLLPRRYRRSYTADSAAEQSPRKSVKRWRLEEEDTIKRRALAEGIDMTTGNEDCRWSTFLFFGVRRNALFTRSWFPVTGQKKGILVIIHGLNEHSGRYAQFAKQLTSCNFGVYAMDWIGHGGSDGLHGYVPSLDHVVADTGAFLEKIKSENPGVPCFLFGHSTGGAVVLKAASYPNIEEMLEGIILTSPALRVKPAHPIVGAVAPFFSLVIPKFQFKGANKRGIPVSRDPAALLAKYSDPLVYTGPIRVRTGHEILRISSYLLRNFKSVTVPFFVLHGTADKVTDPLASQDLYNEAASKFKDIKLYDDFLHDLLFEPEREEVGQDIISWMEKRIRS, from the exons ATGTCAACGATGGCAGAGATGGAGCCACTAACATCAGGAGCGAGCAATCGAATAATCCCAATCTTGAAAACCCTAAGAACTTCTCTCCTCTACATTCATTCACTTCTCTTTTCcgtccttctcctcctcctccctcgTCGTTACCGCCGCAGTTACACGGCGGACTCCGCAGCGGAGCAATCGCCTAGAAAGTCAGTGAAACGATGGAGATTGGAGGAGGAAGATACTATAAAAAGGAGAGCTCTTGCTGAGGGTATCGATATGACGACCGGTAACGAAGACTGCCGGTGGAGTACGTTCTTGTTCTTTGGTGTTAGACGAAATGCACTCTTTACCAGGTCTTGGTTTCCGGTAACCGGGCAAAAgaa GGGCATTTTGGTTATTATTCATGGCCTTAATGAGCACAG TGGACGATATGCTCAATTCGCAAAGCAACTAACCTCATGCAACTTTGGTGTCTATGCAATGGATTGGATAG GTCATGGTGGGAGTGATGGGTTGCATGGATATGTTCCTTCACTAGATCATGTTGTTGCTGATACT GGAGCTTTCTTGGAAAAGATTAAGTCGGAGAACCCTGGAGTACCATGCTTCCTTTTTGGTCACTCAACTGGAGGTGCTGTGGTTTTAAAG GCAGCCTCATATCCTAACATTGAAGAAATGCTGGAGGGAATTATACTGACCTCCCCAGCTTTGCGTGTCAAGCCTGCACATCCTATTGTTGGT GCTGTGGCTCCTTTTTTCTCTCTGGTTATCCCTAAGTTCCAATTTAAAGGAGCAAACAAAAGGGGCATTCCAGTTTCTAGGGATCCTGCAGCACTTCTGGCCAAGTATTCTGATCCATTGGTCTATACAGGACCCATAAGGGTCCGCACAGGGCATGAGATATTGCGTATATCCTCGTATTTGCTGCGCAATTTCAAATCTGTGACTGTTCCATTCTTTGTTCTCCATGGAACTGCTGACAAGGTAACTGATCCTCTAGCATCTCAGGATTTGTACAATGAGGCAGCCTCCAAGTTCAAAGATATAAAGCTTTATGATGATTTCTTGCATGACCTTCTCTTTGAGCCTGAACGTGAAGAAGTCGGTCAGGATATAATCAGCTGGATGGAGAAGAGGATTAGGAGCTGA